TTGTCCCGGCACCGTGGCACCGCCGCCGATCATCGCCTGATGGAAACGGCCGCAGTCGCACGAGCCGATGCGTTACACCACCTAGGACAACTGGCCGACGAACGGTTGGTGTGGCAAGAGTTGATTGCTGCGATGCAGCGAATCGCCCACGACCATCCAAACCGCGTCGACTATCGACAGTCGATTGCCCACGGGCGCCTGCGGCTGGCCGGATTGATCACCGATGCCGGCGGCCACAGATCCGAAGCATCACAGATGTATCGACTGGCCATCGACGATCTTCATAGGTCTCGATCGCTGACCGATGGTGATGGGTTCTGCCAAACCAACCTGGCTGCGGCGGAATACAGCTTGGCAACTCTGTTGATGAAAGCCGACGGTTTTGGCGACGACCGAACGCCCCCCGGTCCGAGCGATCTGGAAGCACGTCGCTTGCTGGAAAACAGCCTGTCCCGACGACAACGTTTATTGCAGACCGCTCCTGGTGTGCGTCACCTGTCGGATGTTGCGGAAGTGCTGGCGGCACTGATTCATCTGGGCAACGTCGATGCCGACCAGCGACGTTTGTGGGCGACCCAAGCCGACGTCGCTTACCAGATGTTGCGGGAACATTCGGAATTGACGCCGCGACAGTCCGAACAATGGTCGGATGTTCGCCGGGTGATCGATGGGTCCGACGCCTCAGCCGAAACTTCAGCGGCCAACGCCGACGAGTCAAACCTCCGCGGGTTGCCTTAGACGAAACGCGGTTGGGGTTTCACGGCCCGTTCAACGGAGCAATCGATTGCCTACGTAGAGTTTCTGGCCACCTTCTCCCCCAAATTGCCGGGCAGAGCTGAACACCGGCGATCATTTGGACGACACCTGGAAGTAGCGACAACGGCGCGACGGCTGTCCCACCCTCCCGCAGCCGCCCCTGTCCGTTTCAGTCGCCAAGGTGAAAACAGCCGACACGGATCATCCCGGCCAAGCCTGCAATCCGCTGTCGGACGAAGAAAGGAATCTTCATGGCCCTCCCCCGAAAAAACATCCGTCTGAGTTTGCTGGCAATCGTGCTGGCATCAATCGGCGGATGGATTGCTGGGGCCGGCCCTGATGGATTCGGTGCATCAGCCCAGCCACCAATACCGGATGCCTTTGCGATACCGCCGAATGCCGGCGCAGGCACATTGGATCTTCCGCAGCCGATCCGGCCGGGTGATGCGGGGCGAGAACAACGGAACAACGAACAAAAACGCACCGAGGCGGCTGACCAAGCGGTGGCCGCCGATGCCCGAATCGCCAAGCTGTTTGGTGAAGTCTCTCAGGTCGACGAACTGCCTTCCGACCGTCGCAGCCAAGCCCAATCGCCGGCCGCCGATGCCGTGTTTGCCGCTGAAGCAACCGGTCGGAAAACCGCCGACATCGGTGACTTGCTGAAACGATCCAAGTCGGCTCATGGAGTTTCCATCCAACACCGCACACCGATCGTCAGCGACACGCGGGTCCGGGGCCAACGGGTCGGGCAAGTCTTAGCATCCGGGTCTTACTGGGCACCGGCTCGGATGGACTTGGACACGATGATGAACAAGATCGACAGCCGGCTGATCGAAGACACGATCCTGATCAAGGGCCCCTACGCGGCGCGATATGGCCCCGGATTCCGCTTTGTCGATTTGGAGTTCATTCATACGCCGCGTTACGACGGTGGGCCTGAAATGCATGGCATGACCAGTGCCACGTACAACACCAACGGCGAACAGTGGTACGGACGTCAATCGATCTGGGGCGGCAGCGATCGATACGGCTATCACATCAGCTATGGCCACCAAACCGGAAACGACTATGAAACGGGGGCCGGATTCACGATTCCCACCAGCTATAAATCGCGTGATTTGTTTGTGGCGATGGGATACGACCTGTCCGACAGCGAAAGCATTGAATTCAACCTGCTGCGGTTGGACCAAACCGATGTCGAATTCCCAGGACTGGTGTTCGATTTGAACTTCCTGGTCACCGACGGCTACGAAATCACCTACACCGACACCAATCCTTACATCGGAGAACGCTTTACCGCGGAAGTCTGGTACAACCGAACGCGATTCGAAGGCGACACCCTGCGTCCAGGCAAAAACGACCAGATCCCGACCTTGGTATTCGACTTGGAATCGCCTTCCGGCTTTGACGGCTATGCCGTGACCGACGGTGATGCCCTGTCAGGTGGCTATCGATTGGAAAACACGTTCGGATGGCAAAATTGGTGCGGGCAAGAAGGCCAGTGGGCGATCGGCACCGACATGATCCTGCTGAATCAGGAACTGAACGATATCGAACCACTGGCGCCGCCGGACGACAACAACTTTCCGATCCCACGCAGCCACTCGGTCGACATCGGTTTTTATGTCGAAGACGTCGAAAAGGTCAGCCACCAGTTGACCATGACGGCCGGCGCGCGGATCGACGCGGTATTTACCGATTCGCGCGACATCGTCGACGGCGTTCCCGCCCCGATGTCGGATTTGAAGGACAGCGAATTGGAACAACAGTTCCTGTTAGGTTCCGCCTATCTGACCGCTGAATACGAATTGATCGACGGCTGGGCGGTCGAAGCGGGCCTGGGCACCGCGCATCGCCCGCCGACGTTGACTGAGATGTACGCTGACAACTCCTTCATCGGTTCGCTTCAACGCGGGCTGACGTTCTTGGAAGGCGATCCGCAACTGAGTTCCGAAAAGCTATATCAGATCGACCTGGGAACCCATTACACCGACGAACAGTTTCGCTTGGGCTTGTTTGGCCACCATGCGTGGATCCACGACTACATCACCTATGACTTGGTATCCCCCGCCGGTGCCATCGATGGATTTCCGCAAGGTGCAGCCTTGGTCAACACCGATTTGGCAACCCTGGCCGGTTTCGAAACCTATGGTCAGTACGATGCCAATCGGATGGTCAGCCTGTTCGGCATCCTGTCGTTCGTCGAAGGCCGCGATCATTCACGAAATAAGCCCGCGCGACAGTATTCGGGGACGTTCCGCAGTGACGTCGACAAGGATGAAGAACCGCTTCCTGGCATCGCGCCGCTGGAAGCCCGACTGGGGATCTTGCTGCAAGACCCATCGCCCGAGCGTCGCTGGGGAATCGAATTCTTGACACGGATCGTCGACAACCAGGACCGCATCGCGGACAGCTTGGAAGAAATCGAAACACCGGGCTTTACCGTCTACAACCTGCGAACATATGCCAGGTTCAATCAATGGCTGGTGACCGCGGGTGTCGAAAATCTGTCCGACAAATTTTATCGGGAACACATCGACTATCGTTCCGGGCTGGGCGTCTTTCGCCCCGGCATCGGGTTTTACGCCGGGGCTCAGGTCAACTACTAGGCGAAGCGTCGGGATCTTGATTCCCCACCCAGTCCGGACATTCCGCAACACCGATGCAACCGTGCGTCACGCATTCGCGGACCGCACCGACCGATCCGGGGTGTCACAAAGCGTGACCTAGGCTTCTGGCAAGTACTGCGCGTCAAACGCTTGGACGTTGATGCGTTCGCCGTTGCCCTCATCACTTGCGCGCCCATGACTGTGACACCGACCGCCGGCCCGATCGGATCCCCCGCCACGCCATCGGCCGCTCTGGCGCACCATGACGCCGAAGCCACCATCGAACACGCCGGCCAAGTGACCCCCGCCGATGCGGTAGGCGAAGAATCTTGCTTGGTGCAAATCTATCCCGCCGATGTGATCGATGGCATGCTGTCGCTTGATTCCGGAGGGCTGTCAATCGGCCGCGACATTGTTTGTGACCTGGCGTTGGACGACACCAGCGTTTCCCGTCGCCATGCCGAAATCACGCAGGACGGCCAAGGCCACTGGATCGCCGATCACGGCAGCACCAATGGAACCCTGGTCAATGGCGTACGTGTGGACCATGTCCGGTTGCAATCCGGCGATCGGATCACGATCGGAAGCTTTATCTTCAAATACCTTTCGGCCGGCAGTGTTGAAAGCCAGTATCACGAAACCGTCTATCAATCGCTCACTCGTGACGCGCTGACGGGAACACTGAATAAACGGGTGCTGTTGGATTCACTGCGACGTGAAATCGCCCGTTCACGGCGTGATCACCGTCCCATCGCGCTTGCCATGATGGACATCGATCACTTCAAAAGCGTGAACGATACGCATGGGCACTTGGTCGGCGATGAGGTGCTTCGCGAATTTGGACGCCGGCTTTCGATCGAGTGCCGCGAAGACGACGTACTGGCACGCTACGGCGGCGAAGAATTCTCGTTGTTAATGGCGTCCACCAGCCGTGAAGAAGCGCTGCAGATCACCGAACGCTGTCGTCGCTGCATCGCCGACACGCCGCTCGAAACCGCGGCGGGTACTCTGTCTATCTCCGCCAGCTTTGGAATCGCGATCTACTGCGGTGAAGAAAAGTCATCGCCCAATGAACTTCTACAGATCGCCGACATGCGTCTATACGATGCCAAACGTGGTGGCCGAAACCGTGTCATCGGCTAGTGGGCACCGTCATTGCACACATGAGAAGCGACGCCCGTACTTGAATCCCCCAGGCATGATTCTTGGGCGATAGAATTGGCCGCCGAGCCTGCTTGTCCCATCACAGCCATTCCACCAATGTCTCAACGGGTGCCCCAACCATGGACGCCAAAAACGCCACCCCCAAGCGACTGTACACCATCATCATTTTGCTGGGGGTTTTGATGATTTTAGGTGGGACGTTGTTTGGCATCGTCTTGCCGATCTATCGATCGTATCGGTCGGGGCACACGATCATCAATCAATCCGTCGGTAACGACGAAACGATCACCGTCGACCTTGATCCGCAGATGAATCCCATCCGGATCGGCGGGCGTATTGACTACTGGGCTCCGTCACAACAGCGTGAAATGGAATCGATCACCATTCATGCGACGCTACGTCGTCAAGACGAAATGATCTGGGACAAGAACATCGCCGTCGGCCGAGGTTTCGATCACGACGACGACCGTTTCGTGCGTGCCGGCGACGTCCACCAAGGCTTCAACCTGGAAACGTTTCACATTGATGTGTCCGACCAGTACCAGTACCGGCAAACGGTGACGTTGCCCGACGGCTATCGCCTGCAGCAAACCAACCTGGAAATCCGCCGCAACGTCCAGCCCGTGGATGTGACGGCGATCATCATCGGGGCCGCGTTCATTCCCCTGGGCATCGCCGCGATCTTGATCACGGCGCTCCTTTGGGCCCGCCAGGGGCGAACGCAGCTGTCGTTACCCCGCAGCATCGTCGTCGATCCCTAGCGAATCAGAACTGAAAATCCGACAGGTCCAGCGGATCATTCATCGCCGCTTGCTGTCGTTGTAGTTCAGCGAACAAATCTTCGACGATCGGTCGTGAATCGGCATCACCCGCCAAGTCATGCATCTCTTTCGGGTCGGCCTGGATGTCATACAACCGAACCACGCCGGCCTTGGGATAAACGATCAACTTGTACTGGTCGGTTCGGATGCTGCGTTGCAGATCCAGATAGGCACCGTAGACGGTTTCGTACCGGCTGGGCTGCCCGTCCAGTATTGGCAACAGGCTTTGGAATTCCACGTGCTCGGGCTTCTCCACTCCGGCCAATTCCAACGTGGTCGGCATGACGTCTTGCAAATAGATCGGTTGATCGACTTTTCGGCCGCCTTCGACATCCGGACCGACCACAAAGAACGGCACGCGGACGCTGTGATCGTACAGATTTTGCTTGCCGATCAATCCGTGCTGGCCACATGCTAACCCGTGATCGGCGGTGAAGAAGATCCACGTATTATCGGCTTTGCCGCTGTCATCGATCGCTTTCAAGATCCGTCCGATCATCGCGTCCATGTGCGTGATGATCGCGTAATACTCTTGGCGATTGACTTGAATCGAATAGGGCGTCCGGGGAAACGGCGCGAGTCGAGCGTCACGCAGTTTCGGGCCGCAACCGATCTGCTCGGCATACGGATAAACGGGCAAGAAGTTCTCGGGCACCTGAATTTGATCTGCCGGGTACCGGTCGACGTACTCTTGAGGCGACTGGCGTGGGTCGTGCGGTGCGTTGAATGCCAGATACATAAAGAACGGTTCATCACGCCCGGCAGCCTCGGTCAAGTAGTCCTCGCTGTGATTGGCGACGACTTCGCTCCAGTGGATCCCGCCTTCCCAGAAGCCACCGAACTTTGGATCCGATGGTGACCAGTTGTGATCGTCCGGTCCCAAAGGTCGGTTGTATCCCTGCGGGGTATCCTTGGGCATGCCCGGGCGAATGTCCTTGGCCACATCGAAGGCCTTTTCCGCATTCGCCTTACAGTGCCATTTGCCGGTCATGTAAGTGCGGTATCCGGCCGACTTCAGATACTCGCTCCACCAACGCCCTTCCTGACGTTCCTGTTCGCTTCGGTTCCAAATCTCGTTGGCGTTCCAAACAAATCGGCCGCTGTTAAGCATGGTTCGGCTGGCCACACACACCGCACCGCTCCACGACCCCATGTTGTAGGCGTGGGTGAACGTCGTCCCGCGACGTGCCAGCGAATCCAAGTTGGGTGTTTGGACTTCGGCGTTGTTCCAGCTGCCGATCGTCTGAAAACACTGGTCGTCGGCGAAGATGAAAACGATGTTGGGCCGTTCCGATTGCGGGGCGTCGTCGGCCGCAACGGCGGGGCGGCTGACCGCCGTTGTAAATGCCAACACCGCCCCAAACGCGGTCATCGATTTGGTGAATCGGACAAAATTCATGGCGGGATCTCGGTGGGAATGGAGTGGATGGGTCGGTGACGATCGAAGATTCGTCGACGAACTTTCCCGTACTTTAATCCCTGCCGGGCACATCGGCACCGTAGGCGCCCGTTGCCGTCATCACGTTACCCGGCATCACACGCGCGGACGAAACGGCAAGACGAGCTAGCCGGTCGAATCACGCCGCAACGAAATCAACAATCCGAATCCCGCCAGCAAGATGATGACCGCCATGGGCAAGGCGGCCGCGATCGAAACGGCCTGGAACGCCTTCAAGCCACCGACGGCCAACAGCGACGCCGCCACCAAGCCTTCGGAGATCGCCCAGAACAAGCGGGTCCCGATGGGCGGATCCAAGTCGCCCCCCGACGCGATGATGTCGATCACCATCGACGCCGAATCCGACGACGTGACAAAAAACAAGACGATGCAAATGGTCGCGATCCCCACCGTCAATGTGGTGATCCAAGCCGACGAAAACATTCCGTCCAGCATCACGAACAACACCGTGGGTAGCGTAGCGATTTGCCCGGTATGATCCGCCGTGACGATCGTCGAATTCAGATACTCCACCGCCGTCAACGGCTTCGTCTGTGCGACAAACCTGCCGTCTTCGCCCAACTCAGGCTGACCTTCCTCGTCCAGCACGGCGACTTCATAGGTCGGCGTGGACGGAAGCGGGATGTCGTCGCTCTGCTGGGCGGCGACACGCTCTTTCTGGACTTCGGCATGCTGTTGCAACGCCGCATTGCCGAACGCCGTCAGCCAAGCGATGCCGACCAACGTGGGAACCAGCAGCGTCCCGATGACAAATTCGCGAATCGTTCGACCGCGAGAAACCCGTGCGATGAACATGCCAACAAACGGCGACCATGCGATCCACCAAGCCCAGTAAAACACGGTCCAATCGTTCAACCACTGAACGCCATCGTTATCCAGCACGCCCGTTCGAAACGCATGGGTCGGCAACATTTGCAGATAAGCACCGATGCTATCCAAGAAACCAGCCAGGTAACTGGATACACCGACTCCAGCAATAACGGCCAGCAACAGCACGAACGCAAGCGACATGTTCCCTTCGCTCAATCGCCGGATACCGGTATTCAACCCCAAGCACACCGACACGGTGGCGACCAAGGTGATCGCCGCGATCAAAACTGTCTGCACAAGCGGACTGTTGTTCCAATTGAAAAGGAAAGCCAAACCGGCGTTGACCTGACGTGCCCCGACACCCAACGACGTGGCCACGCCGATCATCGTGGCGACGATCGTGGCGACATCAACCGCGTCGCCCAGCAATCCGTCCACCCGCTTACCAAAAATCGGCGAAAGCAGTGATCGGAAACTGAGCGGTTGCTGATGCCGAAAGGAGTAATAGGCCAACGACAATCCGACGGCGCAGTACAACGCCCACGGATGAATCCCCCAATGAAAGATCGTCGTCGCCATCGCAACTCGCGATGCCGAAGCGTCGGCGGGAAAGCCGGGGGGAGTCTGCAGATAGTGCGAAATCGGCTCAGCGACGCTGTAGAAAAGCAGCCCGATGCCCATCCCGGCGCTGAATAGCATCGAAAACCAAGCTGCCAATCCGAATTCCGGCTGCTCGTCGGGACGGCCCAACCGAATCTTGCCGTAGGGGCCGAAAGCCAAAAACAACGACAACGCCAGCGACGCGTTCATGATGCCGACGTAAAACCAGCCGAAGTGCTGGCCGATGGAATCCCGTACCCGGGTCAATCGGTCGACCGACCATAGTTCAGGCATAGCGACCGCCGACAACACCATCCCCAGGATCACCGTTGCCGCCACCGGAAATACAACCGGATGCACGCGAAACAGTTGTTTCCAAGACTTGGTCGGGGTGTTTATCGCAAGATCGGTCGCCGAGTCGTTCGATCCGGCGACCGTTTGGTCGTCATCGCCAATGGGATTC
The Crateriforma spongiae DNA segment above includes these coding regions:
- a CDS encoding TonB-dependent receptor, with product MALPRKNIRLSLLAIVLASIGGWIAGAGPDGFGASAQPPIPDAFAIPPNAGAGTLDLPQPIRPGDAGREQRNNEQKRTEAADQAVAADARIAKLFGEVSQVDELPSDRRSQAQSPAADAVFAAEATGRKTADIGDLLKRSKSAHGVSIQHRTPIVSDTRVRGQRVGQVLASGSYWAPARMDLDTMMNKIDSRLIEDTILIKGPYAARYGPGFRFVDLEFIHTPRYDGGPEMHGMTSATYNTNGEQWYGRQSIWGGSDRYGYHISYGHQTGNDYETGAGFTIPTSYKSRDLFVAMGYDLSDSESIEFNLLRLDQTDVEFPGLVFDLNFLVTDGYEITYTDTNPYIGERFTAEVWYNRTRFEGDTLRPGKNDQIPTLVFDLESPSGFDGYAVTDGDALSGGYRLENTFGWQNWCGQEGQWAIGTDMILLNQELNDIEPLAPPDDNNFPIPRSHSVDIGFYVEDVEKVSHQLTMTAGARIDAVFTDSRDIVDGVPAPMSDLKDSELEQQFLLGSAYLTAEYELIDGWAVEAGLGTAHRPPTLTEMYADNSFIGSLQRGLTFLEGDPQLSSEKLYQIDLGTHYTDEQFRLGLFGHHAWIHDYITYDLVSPAGAIDGFPQGAALVNTDLATLAGFETYGQYDANRMVSLFGILSFVEGRDHSRNKPARQYSGTFRSDVDKDEEPLPGIAPLEARLGILLQDPSPERRWGIEFLTRIVDNQDRIADSLEEIETPGFTVYNLRTYARFNQWLVTAGVENLSDKFYREHIDYRSGLGVFRPGIGFYAGAQVNY
- a CDS encoding diguanylate cyclase; this translates as MTVTPTAGPIGSPATPSAALAHHDAEATIEHAGQVTPADAVGEESCLVQIYPADVIDGMLSLDSGGLSIGRDIVCDLALDDTSVSRRHAEITQDGQGHWIADHGSTNGTLVNGVRVDHVRLQSGDRITIGSFIFKYLSAGSVESQYHETVYQSLTRDALTGTLNKRVLLDSLRREIARSRRDHRPIALAMMDIDHFKSVNDTHGHLVGDEVLREFGRRLSIECREDDVLARYGGEEFSLLMASTSREEALQITERCRRCIADTPLETAAGTLSISASFGIAIYCGEEKSSPNELLQIADMRLYDAKRGGRNRVIG
- a CDS encoding sulfatase-like hydrolase/transferase, which translates into the protein MTAFGAVLAFTTAVSRPAVAADDAPQSERPNIVFIFADDQCFQTIGSWNNAEVQTPNLDSLARRGTTFTHAYNMGSWSGAVCVASRTMLNSGRFVWNANEIWNRSEQERQEGRWWSEYLKSAGYRTYMTGKWHCKANAEKAFDVAKDIRPGMPKDTPQGYNRPLGPDDHNWSPSDPKFGGFWEGGIHWSEVVANHSEDYLTEAAGRDEPFFMYLAFNAPHDPRQSPQEYVDRYPADQIQVPENFLPVYPYAEQIGCGPKLRDARLAPFPRTPYSIQVNRQEYYAIITHMDAMIGRILKAIDDSGKADNTWIFFTADHGLACGQHGLIGKQNLYDHSVRVPFFVVGPDVEGGRKVDQPIYLQDVMPTTLELAGVEKPEHVEFQSLLPILDGQPSRYETVYGAYLDLQRSIRTDQYKLIVYPKAGVVRLYDIQADPKEMHDLAGDADSRPIVEDLFAELQRQQAAMNDPLDLSDFQF
- a CDS encoding BCCT family transporter, which translates into the protein MNPIGDDDQTVAGSNDSATDLAINTPTKSWKQLFRVHPVVFPVAATVILGMVLSAVAMPELWSVDRLTRVRDSIGQHFGWFYVGIMNASLALSLFLAFGPYGKIRLGRPDEQPEFGLAAWFSMLFSAGMGIGLLFYSVAEPISHYLQTPPGFPADASASRVAMATTIFHWGIHPWALYCAVGLSLAYYSFRHQQPLSFRSLLSPIFGKRVDGLLGDAVDVATIVATMIGVATSLGVGARQVNAGLAFLFNWNNSPLVQTVLIAAITLVATVSVCLGLNTGIRRLSEGNMSLAFVLLLAVIAGVGVSSYLAGFLDSIGAYLQMLPTHAFRTGVLDNDGVQWLNDWTVFYWAWWIAWSPFVGMFIARVSRGRTIREFVIGTLLVPTLVGIAWLTAFGNAALQQHAEVQKERVAAQQSDDIPLPSTPTYEVAVLDEEGQPELGEDGRFVAQTKPLTAVEYLNSTIVTADHTGQIATLPTVLFVMLDGMFSSAWITTLTVGIATICIVLFFVTSSDSASMVIDIIASGGDLDPPIGTRLFWAISEGLVAASLLAVGGLKAFQAVSIAAALPMAVIILLAGFGLLISLRRDSTG